One Alkaliphilus sp. B6464 genomic window carries:
- a CDS encoding helix-turn-helix domain-containing protein, with protein MSKLVGKRLKMLRNILNFNQKDFANYLGVNPRSYERWEQNRILPDIHNLLLIADKLELSIDWLLGRTETFYLVNCDIEKYLKDKL; from the coding sequence GTGTCGAAGTTAGTCGGAAAACGTCTGAAAATGTTGAGAAATATTTTAAATTTTAATCAAAAAGATTTTGCTAATTATCTAGGTGTTAATCCTCGTTCTTATGAGCGATGGGAACAAAATAGGATACTTCCAGATATTCATAATTTACTTTTAATTGCAGATAAGCTGGAGCTTAGTATAGATTGGTTACTTGGAAGAACCGAAACTTTTTATTTAGTTAACTGTGATATAGAGAAATATCTTAAAGATAAGTTATAA
- a CDS encoding recombinase family protein, whose translation MNRAALYIRVSTSHQVDKDSLPFQRKELSNYAKYVLGIDNFEIFEDAGYSAKNTDRPKYQEMMSRIKNREFTHLLVWKIDRISRNLRDFSEMYDDLRDYGVTFVSKNEQFDTSSAMGEAMLKIILVFAELERKITAERVYSIMLSRAQKGQWNGATTPLGYKWSDEVKFPVIDEKESKTVKYIYDLYEDVASTSKVAFQLNSENVKTKRDGTWSAKTVGDVLRNPFYIGTYRYNMKNNKRRWKDEKDWIVVEDNHPGIIQKEQFEKVNKILADNYRGNRSYQRANEHTHICSRLLFCGKCGNILNAGLDSTRKDGYRPSRYTCSTNQKTDNINSCSNFISDITILPFVLNYIANFINLQGKITQRHSLRDIERILLRGNAFVDVDCVDRKGLEQTYTTFVLGFENNELFESDNGNSNVVSINFELDSLQKEKIKFEKALQRLEDLFLFSEEAMSQKDFLFKKRDIINNLDRINADLSELHRKNMNMKSMVDVSFLNNAKHFLIAQELSNKRYIDYRELVDIVGNDLIKDFIQTVVDKIVVLDKKVVSITFKNGITHNFLYKDLSEQKNIPREKFLYKSFEPIVLEYLQKHKSASRKELELLVGMSRSAVTSILDEFIDKDLIEKRGNSVATRYFIKQKDH comes from the coding sequence TTGAATAGAGCAGCTTTATATATAAGAGTATCTACTTCCCATCAGGTGGACAAAGACTCTCTACCTTTTCAAAGAAAAGAACTTAGTAACTATGCAAAATATGTGCTGGGAATAGATAACTTTGAAATATTTGAAGATGCAGGATATTCTGCTAAGAATACGGACAGGCCCAAGTATCAAGAAATGATGTCACGTATTAAGAATAGGGAATTTACTCATCTTTTAGTATGGAAAATAGATAGGATTTCGAGAAACCTTAGAGATTTTTCCGAAATGTATGACGATCTAAGGGATTATGGTGTAACTTTTGTTTCTAAGAACGAGCAGTTTGACACTAGTAGTGCTATGGGCGAGGCAATGTTAAAGATTATTCTAGTATTTGCAGAACTAGAACGTAAAATTACAGCAGAGCGTGTCTACTCTATTATGCTTTCTAGGGCACAGAAGGGACAATGGAACGGTGCAACAACACCTTTGGGGTATAAATGGTCGGACGAGGTAAAATTTCCTGTTATAGACGAAAAAGAATCAAAAACAGTTAAATATATTTACGACCTTTATGAAGACGTCGCCTCTACCTCTAAAGTTGCCTTTCAATTAAACTCCGAAAATGTAAAAACTAAACGTGATGGGACATGGTCTGCTAAAACTGTTGGTGATGTTCTTCGTAATCCTTTTTATATAGGTACTTACCGTTACAACATGAAAAATAATAAAAGAAGATGGAAAGACGAAAAGGACTGGATTGTTGTAGAAGATAATCACCCAGGTATTATACAGAAGGAACAATTTGAAAAGGTAAATAAAATTTTGGCTGATAATTATAGGGGAAATAGGAGCTACCAAAGAGCCAATGAACATACGCATATTTGCTCTAGACTATTGTTTTGTGGTAAGTGTGGCAATATATTAAATGCTGGACTGGATAGCACTAGAAAAGACGGATATAGACCCTCTAGATATACATGTTCTACTAATCAAAAGACAGATAACATTAATAGCTGTAGTAATTTTATAAGTGATATTACTATATTGCCTTTTGTACTTAACTACATTGCAAACTTTATTAATTTACAAGGGAAAATTACTCAAAGGCACTCACTAAGAGATATTGAACGTATACTTTTACGTGGAAATGCTTTTGTAGATGTAGATTGCGTGGATAGAAAAGGGCTAGAACAAACATATACCACATTTGTCCTGGGATTCGAAAATAATGAATTATTTGAATCTGATAATGGTAATAGTAATGTTGTTAGCATTAATTTTGAATTGGATTCTTTACAAAAAGAAAAGATTAAATTTGAAAAAGCTTTACAGCGATTAGAGGACCTGTTTTTATTTTCCGAGGAGGCAATGTCTCAAAAAGACTTTTTATTTAAGAAGAGAGATATTATAAATAACCTAGATAGAATTAATGCTGATCTTTCAGAGCTGCATAGAAAAAATATGAATATGAAATCTATGGTGGATGTTTCTTTTCTGAATAATGCTAAACATTTTTTAATTGCCCAGGAACTTAGTAATAAAAGATATATAGATTATAGAGAACTGGTAGACATAGTAGGCAATGATCTTATAAAAGATTTTATTCAAACTGTAGTTGATAAAATAGTTGTATTAGATAAAAAAGTTGTTTCTATTACTTTTAAAAATGGTATTACTCATAATTTTTTATATAAAGATTTATCTGAACAGAAAAATATACCTCGTGAAAAGTTTTTATATAAATCTTTTGAACCTATAGTTTTAGAATATTTACAGAAACATAAATCTGCAAGTAGAAAAGAGTTAGAACTTCTTGTAGGTATGAGTAGATCTGCAGTAACTTCTATTCTTGATGAATTTATAGACAAGGATTTAATAGAAAAGAGGGGCAACTCTGTAGCAACTAGATATTTTATTAAGCAAAAAGACCACTAA
- a CDS encoding 16S rRNA (uracil(1498)-N(3))-methyltransferase, with translation MHRFFVTSDQIDLIQKQIVIKDEDVKHISKVLRLKEEDIVEICDGVNNEYVCKIESINKNDVLLSIIDNRKSAKESPIEVVLYQGIPKSTKMDLIIQKTTELGITEIIPVEMERTIVQFNNDKDKEKKVDRWQKIALEAAKQSKRGIVPSIHLPLSFKEAIEHSKENELNIMPYENQDDKGFKSVIASLSEEAKLSIKKVGIWIGPEGGFDEGEVTQAIENQIYPITLGPRILRTETAGFTILSLVMYELGDLGGA, from the coding sequence ATGCATCGTTTTTTTGTTACCTCTGATCAAATTGACTTAATACAAAAACAAATTGTTATTAAAGATGAAGATGTTAAACACATTTCCAAGGTACTAAGACTTAAAGAGGAAGATATAGTAGAAATATGCGACGGAGTAAATAATGAATATGTTTGTAAAATAGAGTCAATTAATAAAAATGATGTATTGCTTTCAATTATAGATAATAGGAAATCTGCTAAAGAGTCTCCGATTGAGGTTGTTTTGTATCAGGGAATTCCTAAGTCTACTAAAATGGACTTAATCATACAAAAAACTACGGAATTAGGTATAACAGAAATTATACCTGTGGAGATGGAAAGAACTATTGTTCAATTTAATAATGATAAGGACAAGGAAAAAAAGGTAGATCGATGGCAAAAAATTGCATTAGAAGCAGCTAAACAAAGTAAAAGAGGTATAGTCCCTAGTATCCATTTGCCACTTAGTTTTAAGGAAGCAATAGAACATAGCAAAGAAAATGAATTAAATATAATGCCATATGAAAATCAAGATGACAAGGGATTTAAGAGTGTTATTGCCTCTCTATCTGAGGAGGCAAAATTGTCTATAAAAAAAGTAGGAATCTGGATCGGACCAGAAGGTGGATTTGATGAAGGAGAAGTGACACAGGCTATAGAAAATCAAATTTATCCTATTACATTAGGTCCCAGAATACTTAGAACAGAAACCGCAGGATTTACTATATTAAGCTTAGTAATGTACGAGTTAGGAGATTTAGGAGGAGCGTAA
- the prmA gene encoding 50S ribosomal protein L11 methyltransferase, which produces MKWIEVSIKTTTEAVEAVANVLYDAGVSGVVIEDPYDIILVNSDEKAWDYVDESLIDLEQGAIVKGYIPESSDLVEKIDLIEQSISTLPEFGLNIGTGEVSTLEVNEEDWSTSWKKYYKPTKIGKDIVIKPTWEQYEAQEGEIIIEMDPGMAFGTGTHETTMMCVQQLEERISKESTVFDIGCGSGILSIVAAKLGAEKVIGVDFDEVAVNVAKKNVVENKVDGAVEIRHGNLMDVVKEKADIVVANIIADIIILLSKDIKGFLNSDGLFIASGIILDKIDEVEKNLAVNGLEVIQVETLGEWAVIVSKVKGE; this is translated from the coding sequence ATGAAATGGATTGAAGTATCAATAAAAACAACTACAGAAGCAGTAGAGGCTGTTGCCAATGTGTTATACGACGCAGGAGTATCTGGAGTTGTAATTGAAGATCCCTACGATATTATTTTAGTAAACAGCGATGAAAAAGCTTGGGATTATGTGGATGAGTCATTAATTGACTTAGAACAAGGCGCAATAGTAAAAGGATATATTCCTGAGTCTTCGGATCTTGTTGAAAAAATAGATTTAATTGAACAATCTATTAGTACTTTACCAGAGTTTGGACTAAATATTGGTACAGGAGAAGTTAGTACGCTTGAAGTCAATGAAGAAGATTGGAGTACTTCCTGGAAAAAATATTATAAGCCAACTAAGATAGGAAAAGATATCGTGATTAAACCAACTTGGGAGCAATATGAGGCTCAGGAAGGTGAAATAATTATTGAAATGGATCCAGGTATGGCCTTTGGTACAGGTACTCATGAAACTACGATGATGTGTGTACAACAATTAGAAGAACGTATTTCTAAAGAATCTACAGTTTTCGATATTGGTTGTGGCAGTGGAATACTATCTATTGTTGCTGCTAAGTTAGGTGCCGAAAAGGTTATAGGTGTAGACTTTGATGAGGTTGCCGTTAATGTAGCTAAGAAAAATGTTGTAGAAAATAAAGTTGATGGTGCTGTAGAAATAAGACATGGTAATTTAATGGACGTAGTTAAAGAAAAGGCTGATATAGTTGTAGCAAACATTATAGCAGATATTATTATACTTCTGAGTAAAGATATAAAGGGTTTCTTAAACAGTGATGGACTTTTTATTGCTTCGGGAATTATTTTAGATAAAATTGATGAGGTTGAAAAAAATCTAGCGGTTAACGGGTTAGAAGTAATACAAGTAGAAACATTAGGCGAATGGGCGGTAATTGTTTCTAAAGTAAAAGGAGAATAA
- the dnaJ gene encoding molecular chaperone DnaJ → MVSKRDYYEVLGVSKDASEQDIKKAYRKMAMKYHPDKNPDNKEAEEKFKEANEAYEVLSSPDKRTRYDQFGHAGMNGNGGFEGFGGFSGGGGFEDIFGDIFDMFGGGFSSSRRRSGPQKGADLQYETTITFEEAAFGVEKEVEFYRNDSCNTCNGTGAKPGTTTNTCKKCNGTGEVKFAQRTPLGQIVNVRPCDECNGDGKIIETPCSTCNGKGKIRKLRKLKVKIPAGVDTGSVISIRGEGEPGIKGGPTGDFYVVINVLPHKIFKRDGYDIICEMPITFVQAALGDELEVPTLEGRVKYKIAEGTQSGTIFRLKSKGIVHPKGYGKGDQYVKVIIEVPTKLSEKQKDMLKTFASESGEEIHEQRKSFFNKVKDVFGV, encoded by the coding sequence ATAGTGAGCAAACGTGATTATTATGAAGTATTAGGTGTAAGTAAAGATGCCAGTGAACAAGATATAAAAAAGGCTTATCGTAAGATGGCTATGAAATACCATCCAGATAAAAATCCTGATAATAAGGAAGCAGAAGAAAAATTTAAGGAAGCAAATGAAGCCTACGAAGTGCTAAGCTCACCAGATAAAAGAACAAGATACGATCAATTTGGCCATGCAGGTATGAATGGCAATGGTGGTTTTGAAGGCTTTGGTGGTTTTAGTGGTGGCGGAGGCTTTGAAGATATATTTGGGGATATATTTGATATGTTTGGTGGCGGTTTTTCATCATCCAGAAGAAGAAGTGGACCCCAAAAAGGAGCAGATCTTCAATATGAAACAACAATTACATTTGAAGAAGCAGCCTTTGGAGTAGAAAAAGAAGTTGAGTTTTATAGAAATGATAGTTGCAATACTTGTAATGGCACAGGAGCAAAACCTGGAACAACAACTAATACATGTAAAAAGTGTAATGGAACAGGTGAGGTTAAATTTGCACAGAGAACTCCATTAGGACAAATAGTCAACGTTCGTCCATGTGATGAGTGTAATGGAGATGGAAAAATTATAGAAACACCATGTAGCACATGTAATGGTAAGGGAAAAATTAGGAAACTAAGAAAGCTAAAAGTAAAAATCCCAGCTGGTGTGGATACAGGTTCCGTAATATCTATACGTGGTGAAGGAGAACCAGGTATTAAGGGTGGTCCTACAGGAGATTTTTATGTAGTTATAAATGTTCTACCTCATAAAATTTTTAAAAGAGATGGATATGATATTATTTGTGAAATGCCTATTACATTTGTTCAGGCAGCTCTAGGTGACGAGCTAGAGGTACCTACATTAGAAGGAAGAGTAAAATATAAAATAGCTGAAGGTACGCAAAGCGGTACTATATTCAGGTTAAAATCAAAGGGGATTGTTCATCCTAAAGGATATGGTAAGGGTGATCAATATGTAAAGGTTATAATTGAAGTGCCTACAAAGCTTTCTGAAAAACAGAAGGATATGTTAAAGACTTTTGCGTCAGAAAGTGGAGAAGAAATACATGAGCAAAGAAAGTCATTCTTCAATAAAGTTAAGGATGTTTTTGGCGTATAG
- the dnaK gene encoding molecular chaperone DnaK, translating into MGKVIGIDLGTTNSCVAVLEGGEPVVIANSEGNRTTPSVVAFGKDGERIVGEPAKRQAVVNPDKTIMSIKTQMGYDHKVNIDGKQYTPQDISAMILQKLKADAEAYLGETVTDAVITVPAYFSDSQRQATKDAGRIAGLNVQRIINEPTAASLAYGLDKTEEHQKILVYDLGGGTFDVSILELGDGVFEVLSTSGDNHLGGDNFDKVVIDYIAEEFKKQEGVDLRQDSMSLQRLNEAAEKAKKELSSTMTTNINLPFITATSTGPKHLNMDLTRAKFDEITSHLVEKTLGPVKKAMSDAGLSANEVDKVILVGGSTRILAVQQAVKSVTGKDPHKGINPDECVALGAAIQAGVLTGEVKDVLLLDVTPLSLGIETVGSIFTKLIERNTTIPTRKSQVFSTAADNQPAVDIHVLQGERQMAGDNITLGRFELGGIPPAPRGIPQIEVTFDIDANGIVNVSAKDLGTGKEQKITITASSNLNDEEIERKIKEAEQFAEEDKKRKESVEVRNQADSLIYQTEKTLKELEGKVSAQDESKVKEEVEKLKKALESDNVEDMKKSIEDLTNAFHAISQQMYQQAQQGEGEAQGSGDGATDKENVVDADYEVVEDEDK; encoded by the coding sequence ATGGGTAAAGTAATTGGAATTGACTTAGGAACTACAAACTCATGTGTTGCTGTATTAGAAGGTGGAGAGCCAGTAGTTATTGCAAATAGCGAGGGAAATAGAACAACACCTTCAGTTGTAGCATTTGGTAAAGATGGAGAGAGAATTGTAGGGGAACCTGCTAAAAGACAGGCAGTAGTAAATCCTGATAAAACGATTATGTCTATTAAAACACAAATGGGATATGATCACAAAGTAAATATTGATGGAAAACAATATACACCTCAAGATATTTCTGCGATGATTCTTCAAAAATTAAAGGCGGATGCGGAAGCTTATTTAGGAGAGACTGTAACAGATGCAGTAATTACAGTACCAGCTTATTTTTCAGATAGTCAAAGACAAGCAACCAAGGATGCAGGTAGAATTGCAGGACTTAATGTACAAAGAATTATAAACGAGCCAACAGCTGCATCGTTAGCATATGGACTAGATAAAACAGAGGAACATCAAAAAATATTAGTATATGACTTAGGTGGAGGAACATTTGACGTATCTATACTAGAACTTGGTGATGGAGTATTTGAAGTGCTATCAACAAGTGGAGATAACCACTTAGGTGGAGATAATTTTGATAAAGTAGTAATAGACTACATTGCGGAAGAATTTAAAAAGCAAGAAGGTGTAGATTTAAGACAGGATAGTATGTCTCTACAAAGATTAAATGAAGCTGCTGAAAAGGCTAAAAAAGAGCTTTCTAGTACTATGACAACAAATATTAATCTACCATTTATTACTGCAACTAGCACAGGACCAAAACATTTGAATATGGACTTAACAAGAGCTAAGTTTGATGAAATTACATCTCATTTAGTAGAAAAAACCTTAGGACCAGTTAAAAAAGCTATGAGCGATGCGGGATTATCCGCTAATGAAGTGGATAAAGTAATTTTAGTTGGTGGTTCAACTAGAATACTAGCGGTACAACAGGCTGTAAAAAGTGTAACAGGTAAAGATCCACATAAGGGAATTAACCCAGACGAGTGTGTTGCTTTAGGTGCTGCAATTCAAGCAGGAGTACTTACAGGAGAAGTAAAAGACGTATTATTATTAGACGTAACTCCATTATCATTAGGAATTGAAACAGTAGGTTCAATCTTTACAAAATTAATAGAAAGAAACACAACAATTCCTACGAGAAAGAGTCAGGTGTTCTCTACTGCTGCTGATAATCAACCTGCAGTTGATATCCACGTATTACAAGGAGAAAGACAAATGGCAGGGGATAATATTACCCTTGGAAGATTTGAGTTAGGCGGAATACCACCAGCACCAAGAGGGATTCCACAAATTGAAGTTACCTTCGATATTGATGCCAACGGTATTGTTAATGTATCTGCTAAGGATTTAGGAACAGGTAAAGAACAGAAGATTACAATTACTGCTTCAAGCAACTTAAACGATGAAGAAATTGAAAGAAAAATTAAGGAAGCAGAGCAGTTTGCAGAAGAAGATAAAAAACGTAAAGAAAGTGTCGAAGTAAGAAATCAAGCAGACTCATTAATATATCAAACTGAAAAAACATTAAAAGAGCTTGAAGGGAAAGTAAGTGCTCAGGACGAGTCAAAAGTAAAAGAAGAAGTAGAAAAGTTGAAAAAAGCACTTGAAAGTGATAATGTAGAAGATATGAAAAAATCAATTGAAGATTTAACAAATGCTTTCCATGCAATTTCTCAACAAATGTATCAACAAGCACAGCAGGGTGAAGGAGAAGCTCAGGGGTCAGGCGATGGAGCTACTGATAAAGAAAATGTAGTTGATGCAGATTATGAGGTTGTAGAGGACGAAGACAAGTAA
- the grpE gene encoding nucleotide exchange factor GrpE: MKDIKREEVEGIEENKETANNNLEATLDEIEETDGNLKDLEEKLAEKTAEYEDVFSQFQRLQADFSNYKKRVEKEKGEIYLYANEKIASDLLNIIDNLERAIQSQTDIDEDNSLLEGINLVYKQLIDTLAKHGVEEIEALGKPFDMNLHYAVMQEETNGEANCVIDILQKGYKVNDRVLRPAMVKVSR; the protein is encoded by the coding sequence TTGAAAGATATTAAACGAGAAGAGGTTGAAGGCATAGAAGAAAACAAAGAAACTGCGAATAACAACCTAGAAGCTACCTTGGATGAAATTGAGGAAACAGATGGAAATCTTAAAGATTTAGAAGAGAAATTAGCAGAAAAGACAGCAGAATACGAAGATGTTTTTAGCCAATTTCAGAGACTTCAAGCAGATTTCTCAAACTACAAGAAGCGTGTAGAAAAGGAAAAAGGTGAAATTTATCTTTATGCAAATGAAAAAATTGCATCGGATTTGCTAAATATAATAGATAATTTAGAAAGGGCTATACAGTCCCAAACCGATATCGATGAAGATAATTCTTTACTAGAAGGAATTAATTTAGTGTATAAGCAATTAATAGATACTCTAGCTAAACATGGAGTAGAAGAAATTGAAGCTTTAGGAAAACCTTTTGATATGAATCTTCATTATGCAGTAATGCAGGAGGAAACAAATGGAGAAGCTAACTGTGTTATAGATATACTCCAAAAAGGTTATAAAGTAAATGATAGAGTATTAAGGCCAGCGATGGTTAAAGTATCAAGATAA
- the hrcA gene encoding heat-inducible transcriptional repressor HrcA → MLNERKLKILQAIIQDYIETAEPVGSRTLSKKYDLGVSPATIRNEMADLEELGFIIQPHTSAGRIPSDKGYRLYVDEFMSLKKMVDIERDYLELDLFNKVAEIEQILQYSSKLLSQLTNYTAVALAPQIKESKLKHIQLVPIDTENMLAVIVTDSGMVKKPIIRLSDQVSKSSFQTMSNFLNDKLHGLAIKNIEASLIEILSEEFINSSSIIDKIIPEIFQSLDEVSHINMFLNGAMNIFNFPEYNDIFKAKSFLELLEEKELLSSLITSFSNEGLSVSIGSENIYKEAKDCSLVTATYKVDNTTLGWLSVIGPTRMDYSTVVSVMAEVSKVISELLKNRYK, encoded by the coding sequence ATGTTGAATGAAAGAAAACTTAAAATACTTCAGGCCATTATACAGGATTATATTGAAACAGCAGAGCCAGTTGGTTCAAGAACATTATCAAAAAAATATGATCTGGGAGTAAGTCCGGCAACAATTAGAAATGAAATGGCTGACTTAGAAGAATTAGGATTTATTATACAGCCTCATACTTCAGCAGGACGTATTCCATCTGACAAAGGATACAGATTATATGTAGATGAATTTATGTCATTAAAAAAGATGGTGGATATTGAAAGAGATTATTTGGAATTAGACTTGTTTAATAAGGTTGCTGAAATTGAGCAAATATTACAGTATAGCTCAAAGTTATTGTCACAGCTTACTAACTATACAGCTGTTGCTTTAGCACCACAAATAAAGGAAAGTAAATTAAAACATATTCAATTGGTTCCGATTGATACAGAGAATATGTTGGCTGTCATAGTTACAGATAGTGGTATGGTAAAGAAACCTATTATCAGATTAAGTGATCAAGTTAGTAAAAGTAGTTTTCAAACGATGTCCAACTTTTTAAATGATAAACTTCATGGTCTGGCTATTAAAAATATTGAGGCATCATTAATTGAAATATTAAGTGAGGAGTTTATAAATTCTAGTAGCATAATAGATAAAATAATTCCTGAAATATTTCAATCTTTAGATGAAGTTAGTCATATAAATATGTTTTTGAATGGAGCCATGAACATATTTAACTTCCCGGAGTATAATGATATTTTTAAGGCAAAATCCTTTCTAGAATTGTTAGAAGAAAAGGAACTATTAAGCAGTTTAATTACTTCTTTTAGCAATGAAGGCCTTAGTGTTTCAATTGGAAGCGAAAATATATATAAAGAGGCAAAGGATTGTAGCTTAGTTACGGCCACCTATAAGGTAGATAATACAACTCTAGGCTGGCTTAGTGTTATTGGACCTACAAGGATGGATTATTCTACTGTTGTAAGTGTAATGGCAGAGGTTAGCAAAGTTATTAGTGAATTGCTGAAGAATAGATATAAATAG
- the hemW gene encoding radical SAM family heme chaperone HemW: MNLISLYIHIPFCEKKCYYCDFSSYGGKKHLIEDYIKSLKKEITLYKSVLEDYKISTIFFGGGTPSILSGSQIAEIMETVGKYFSIEADAEVSIEANPGTLTYDKLKTYYESGINRLSIGLQACQNNLLRTLGRIHSFENYIKNLEEARNAGFSNINTDLMFSLPGQKKSDWQESLEKIVSLEIPHISAYSLIVEEETPFYDWVKNRKILLPDEEVELKMYHYTIEYLEKNGYNHYEISNFAKPGFKCKHNLIYWQNKPYIGLGSGAHSYFNKKRFSNVNQIEEYISLLKESKVPIENETDVSIKDEISETMFLGLRMMEGVSIEEFTKRFNISPFEIYKSQIDKFKEQNLLYWDEKHIKLTQKGIDLSNIVFQEMLLD, from the coding sequence ATGAATTTAATATCACTATATATACACATACCTTTCTGTGAAAAAAAATGTTACTATTGTGATTTCAGCTCTTATGGTGGAAAGAAACATCTAATTGAGGATTATATAAAATCATTAAAAAAAGAAATAACTCTATATAAATCTGTTTTAGAAGACTACAAAATAAGCACAATATTTTTTGGTGGGGGTACTCCATCTATTTTAAGTGGAAGCCAAATAGCTGAGATTATGGAGACAGTAGGCAAATATTTCTCAATAGAAGCCGATGCGGAGGTTTCTATTGAGGCTAATCCGGGGACTTTGACTTATGATAAGTTAAAAACATATTATGAGAGCGGAATTAATCGATTAAGTATAGGGCTGCAAGCATGTCAGAATAACTTACTAAGAACATTAGGTAGAATCCACAGCTTTGAGAATTATATAAAAAATTTAGAGGAAGCTAGAAATGCAGGATTTTCAAATATTAATACAGACCTAATGTTTTCTCTGCCAGGACAGAAGAAAAGTGACTGGCAAGAAAGTTTGGAGAAAATTGTATCATTAGAAATACCTCATATTTCAGCATATAGTTTAATAGTGGAGGAAGAAACTCCATTTTATGATTGGGTAAAAAACAGAAAAATTCTACTTCCTGATGAAGAAGTAGAATTAAAAATGTATCATTATACAATAGAATATTTAGAGAAAAATGGATATAATCATTATGAAATATCTAATTTTGCTAAACCGGGATTTAAATGCAAGCACAATTTGATATATTGGCAGAATAAACCCTACATAGGTTTAGGCTCGGGGGCACATTCTTATTTTAATAAAAAGAGATTTAGCAATGTAAATCAAATAGAAGAATATATTAGCTTATTGAAAGAGAGTAAAGTACCTATAGAAAATGAAACAGATGTTTCAATTAAGGATGAAATTAGCGAAACTATGTTTTTAGGTTTAAGGATGATGGAAGGAGTTTCTATAGAAGAATTTACTAAGCGATTCAATATTTCGCCATTTGAAATATATAAGTCCCAAATTGATAAGTTTAAGGAGCAGAATCTACTATATTGGGATGAAAAGCATATTAAACTTACTCAAAAGGGTATTGATCTCTCTAATATTGTTTTTCAAGAAATGTTATTAGATTAA